The following proteins are co-located in the Methanofastidiosum sp. genome:
- a CDS encoding 50S ribosomal protein L39e yields the protein MSRNKGLGKKKRLGKAMSQNRRVPVWVWAKTKLKIRSHPKRRNWRRTSLKK from the coding sequence ATGTCGAGAAACAAAGGACTCGGAAAAAAGAAGAGACTAGGTAAGGCCATGAGCCAGAACAGAAGAGTCCCTGTTTGGGTATGGGCCAAAACTAAATTAAAAATTAGATCACATCCAAAAAGAAGAAATTGGCGAAGAACTTCTCTTAAGAAGTAG
- a CDS encoding translation initiation factor IF-6, with the protein MIRQLKFSGNPFVGIFSFTNNNITIIREDIGEQAKTIEEALGTELILSTVAATDLAGIYIAGNNNGIILPHVIEDEELQLIENTGINNYILESKENAVGNLILSNDKGAIISPILTKEHKIIEDALGVETTIASIGAHKYVGSVAKTNNTGCLVHKEAKEEDISLIKDLLKVDVRMSTLNRGVSYIGACMVVNDKGAIVGETTTGIELSYVEDIMGV; encoded by the coding sequence ATGATAAGACAGTTGAAGTTCAGTGGCAATCCGTTTGTTGGCATATTCAGTTTTACTAATAACAATATAACTATCATAAGGGAAGATATTGGAGAGCAAGCCAAAACTATAGAGGAAGCTCTTGGAACTGAATTAATATTGAGTACAGTTGCCGCAACAGATTTAGCAGGTATTTATATTGCAGGTAACAATAACGGGATTATACTGCCCCATGTAATTGAGGATGAAGAGCTTCAATTAATAGAGAACACTGGCATAAATAACTATATACTTGAATCAAAGGAAAATGCAGTTGGAAATCTTATCCTTTCAAATGATAAGGGAGCTATTATTAGCCCCATATTAACGAAAGAGCATAAGATAATTGAGGATGCGCTCGGTGTTGAGACAACTATTGCTTCAATAGGGGCTCACAAATATGTGGGTAGTGTGGCAAAGACGAACAACACAGGTTGTCTTGTTCACAAGGAAGCAAAAGAAGAAGACATTTCACTTATAAAAGACCTGTTAAAGGTCGATGTAAGAATGTCAACTCTAAACAGAGGAGTTTCCTATATTGGGGCCTGTATGGTTGTAAATGACAAAGGGGCAATCGTTGGTGAAACAACGACAGGTATCGAATTAAGTTATGTTGAAGATATAATGGGTGTATGA
- a CDS encoding 60S ribosomal protein L31 — MYVVPLRKVKEAPRSQRAARATRALREFVVKHSKCENVKIDKILNEKLWEKGIESSPSKIKIRVVKGEEGEEEKREVVTAYLAE; from the coding sequence ATGTATGTAGTACCCTTAAGGAAAGTTAAAGAAGCCCCAAGAAGTCAGAGAGCGGCGAGAGCAACAAGAGCCTTGAGAGAGTTTGTTGTCAAACATTCAAAATGTGAGAATGTAAAAATTGACAAGATCTTAAATGAAAAACTCTGGGAAAAAGGCATTGAGAGTTCTCCTTCAAAGATTAAGATTAGGGTAGTTAAGGGTGAAGAAGGAGAAGAAGAAAAGAGAGAAGTTGTTACTGCTTATCTTGCGGAGTAA
- the pfdA gene encoding prefoldin subunit alpha, whose amino-acid sequence MAGEDEAIRKLSSELNYLNEQSKVISNNLSMLSSHRNELALSKITLEGLKDAKEGNEILIPIGAGNFVKGTIGDVNTVITTLARDVTIEKGIEETISKLDETLKEVEKNLGQNEATLQNISARMNEIEMQAEEILKKKQ is encoded by the coding sequence ATGGCAGGCGAGGACGAAGCCATTAGGAAACTTAGTTCTGAATTAAACTACCTAAATGAGCAGTCAAAAGTAATCTCAAACAATCTTTCAATGTTATCTTCCCACAGAAATGAACTCGCTCTTTCAAAGATAACTCTTGAAGGTCTAAAAGACGCAAAGGAAGGAAATGAGATCCTAATACCAATAGGCGCAGGTAATTTTGTAAAAGGAACAATCGGCGATGTAAATACTGTGATAACAACTCTTGCCAGAGATGTTACAATAGAAAAGGGTATTGAAGAGACTATTTCAAAACTTGATGAAACTCTAAAAGAAGTCGAAAAAAACCTAGGGCAGAATGAAGCGACACTTCAGAACATCAGCGCTAGAATGAATGAGATAGAAATGCAAGCTGAAGAGATCCTTAAGAAAAAACAATAA